The following DNA comes from Amycolatopsis albispora.
ACGGCGGGTACGTCATCCTGAACCGCCGGATCACCAACGCCGACTTCTCCGGCTGGCACGCGTACACCGGCAGCAATCCCCACACCAGCCACGTACACGTCTCGTTCTCCCGCAGCCGCTACGACGACCGAGGTACCTGGGGGATCGTCGGTGGAGGCGGTAGCACCCCACCGCCGTCGACCGGCCGCTCGACCCTGCGCCAGGGTTCGACCGGACAGGCCGTGAAGGACCTCCAGGCGTTCCTCAACCGCGCGTACCCGGCCTACTCGAAGCTCGTCGTGGACGGGGCCTTCGGCCCGAAGACCACGGCCGTGGTGAAGGAGTTCCAGCGCCGCTCCGGGATCGCGAGCGACGGCATCGTGGGGCCGCAGACCTGGACGAAGCTCGGGTTCCGGTGATGCCCGTGGACGACTACAGGACTCGACCGCGACCGATCCTCGACGCAATCCGTGGCGGGGCATGGAAGACGGTGCTCGGTACCCTGATCGCCGCAGCGGTCTCGTTCGGACTGCTGAACGCTGAACAGGCGACGTTGCTCGACAACATCGTTGCTGCGCTGGCCACGCTGATCACACTGGTGACGTCCTTCGTGGCACAGCTCCACGTTCTCGGACGAGCGGAACCTCGGGTCACTCCGGTATCAGATCCGCGCGACAACGCTGGCGCACCACTGTTCCCGACGACCTCCGGACCGCCTGAGCCGCCGCTGACCTGACCGCCGTTGCTACAGTTCCAGTGCGGCGATCACCCGCAGGGGAACAAGAGCCCCCGTCTGTCCCGAGTGGACAGGCGGGGGCTTTTTTCTTGTTCAGCAAGCCTTCTGACTCGCGTAGACCTCGGTCGGCTCCGGGCACGTCTCGAAGTTCGGCATGGCTTCCTTCATCACGACGACCAGGACACCGCGTCGCTGGAACAGCTTGGCTGCCTCACGGACGTGGGATGGAGACGGGCCGAACGCTTCCGGCTTCGCGACGCGGACCTCATCACCAGGTCGGACACGATCCAACAAGCGGTCCAGACCCGGCGGCCGGTGCGGTCCCTGCCAGATGTCCGCCACGACCTCCGAGCAGCCGAGGAAGCGCATCCACCAGCTCAGCATGTCGGCAGTACCCGCGATCGCCTGGGGGTTCACACGCAGGTAGCCGAAGACGGTCACGCCAACCCCACGGCGGCCGGGCCGACCGGCAACCCCTTCTCGCGGCGGTATGCCTCGTACTCCGTGTAGACCTCTTCGGCCACGATCCCGCGGCTACCGATGTCGAAGCCGTTCTCGCGGCCCCACTGCTTCGCCAGGTCGCGGTACTGCTTCTTGGCACGCTCGACCTCGCGAGTTCCGCTGCGATCGGACTTGTACCAAGGCTTCCCGTTGGACATCGGTACCGCGTCGGCGGGCGCGGGCACAGATTTCGCCGAGGGTGCTGAGCCGTTCTTCCTTGCGGTCGGCACGCGGCGCTCCGGCTTGAACTTGCCGATTTTCGTTGCTACATCACGAAACGGTGCAATCGCCTCCCGCAACTCCTCGGCGTGCTCGTCGCTGAGGTCCGCCGCGAAGGCGTCACCGTCGATCGCGAACAGGACGGTCTCGCTGGCTGGCGTCTCGTGATCGAAGTCGTCGACCAGGAGGACTTTCTTCGCCACGCAGCATCCTCCTCTGCTCAGGCGGCAACAGCGTGTGCTGTGCTGCGGTTGTGCCGAACTCCCGGGCGTTTGCGGAGCTTCCGCTTGCCCATGTGCCGCTCGGCAAGGAACAGCCGGATGTGCTCGCGTGCAACCGGTACCGGCGACAAGTAGCCCTCGACCTCGGGGTACAGGATGCGACGTGCGCCGATGCGGCTCATCGTGTACGGCTCGCAGAGGTCCACGCCGGGCAGATGGCAGCGGGCGCATTCCAGCTCCTGCCGCCAAACCTCGTCCGGGTGGCCCTCGTTCTGAATGAAGTACGTCCCGAGCTGGTGAGTCAGGTCCCAGTTGTGGTGGAACAGTCGGCAGCGAAGAAACGCTTCCGGCGCGGACTCCAGGTACTCGCGAACCTCCGGGGGAATCCCGGACGCCTCGGTCATGCAGACCATCCCTCTCGTGTGCGCGTGATCACCCTGTTGAAACCGATTTAACACACCGTGCGGAGAGTAAGCAACCGGTTCGCGACGGAAAGTTTCCACCGGTACCGAACGCAACAGACGACAAAGGCCCCGTCGCTCACCGAGCGACGGGGCCTTTGTTGCGTCAGGCGCTACGCGGCGAATGCTGCCGCGTCGAACTCGTAATGCCTTACGCCGAGCCAGAACTTGTCGGCCTCAGACTCAGTGAAGACCAGCTCGACGTCGCTCGCGACGGCCGCACGGAACACGTGCAGACCGTCATGGCGGCGAACGACCTCCAGGCAGGTACCGGCGGCCGAACCTGTCGCGCGGTAGGTCTCCAGGAAGGCGTCCCAATCGGCCGCGTCGAACACGAGCCGGAGATCGTCGGCGGAACCGAACGGCACCGTGTCGTTGCGCAGCTCGACCCGCGCTCCGCGGCGGGCCACGCGCACGCAGTCCTTGTCCGGCTGGCTGGCGGACGCCTTGCGGAAGTCGTCTTCGCGGAAGGGTGACGGGGTGGCGGTGCTCATCAGCGATCTCTCCTGGTGGGGTGTCTCTGGAAAGCTCAGGCGGCGGCGCGGTAGTCGTCCGCGACGCCTCGAAGGAAGTCGCGGGTCTCGTCGAACTTCAGGGCGGCATTGCTCAGTCGCGCCCACGCGGTCTCGTACGCCCGCAGCGCCTTGCGGTCGTCGAGATACCTGATCTCGGCTTCGCCCTCGACGTAGGCGAGTTCGAGTGGGCCGGCCGCTCCTGGGGACGGCACGCGAATCAGCGTGAACGGAGATGCGATCGGCGACCTTCGGCCAGCGGGCTGGTCGAAAGGCATCACCTGGATGTGGACGTTCGGGCGGTTGGACAACTCGATCATGTGCTCCACCTGTTCGAGCATCACGCCAGCGTCGCCCCACACCCGCCTCACGCACGACTCCGAAAGGACGAACTGGAGGAGCGGCGGCTCGTCCTTGGCAAGGATGTCCTGGCGAGCGAGTCGTGCCGCGATCCGGTCGTCGAGCGTGACGCCGTTGATTTCAGGCATGTCGGCATGCAGTGCGCGGACGTACGACTCGCACTGGAGAAGTCCCGGCGCAACCTCGACCTCTACGCCACGCAGCTGGTCGGCGTGCTTGTCGAGATCGACGCGGAGGCGGATGTCTTCGGAGTACGCCCGGTTGTGTCCGGTCGTCCAGAAGCCGCGCTTGTGGTTGTCACGTCGCAGCTCGCGTAGAGCCTCCTGATAGCCCTCGTCGGTGAATCCGAGCTTCGTCGCGAGCAGCACGAGGTCGCCGGGCGCAATGTTGCTGCCCCCGCTGATCAAGCTGGCCATGCGCGGCTGGCTGGTTTCGATGAGCTTCGCGGCCTCCGCCTGTGAAGCTCCTGCCGTCTCGATCATGTGCGCGATCTCGCGCCCGAGCAGCAGCTTCTTGGCAGTGCGGACGGTAGCGGGCATCTACAGGACCTCTCCGTGAGCTGAGTTCGTGGCGTTTCTGGATCGGTCGATACCTCCTCTCGCCACAGAGGGTATCGCCCGACGCCACTCGAATGGACGGGTGCTCAAGGCTTGATAATCAAGCCGAGCGGTATCAGACTGCATATCTACAAGATCGGAACCATCTAGCTGGAATCAGTCACACTACCGCATGCGAGAGGCAGTTATGTCCGCACCTACGACAGCAGTTACACCCGCTCTGACCAGGCGAGAGGTCAAATGTCGCGATGCGGCACGGCGTCCGAGGCACGTCAGCACCTACGTCGGTGAGGGCGTCGTCGTACTGCTCGCCCCGGCGGCCGAGGCTGCCCAGCTCGACCCGGACAGTGCACGCGAACTCGCGACGAACCTCCGCGAGCACGCCGACGCCGTCGAGGCCCGCCAGCGAACCTCGGCCGGAGCCGCGCAGCGCACGCGCTTCTAAGACCTGGCCCGCTTCCTCACCCCCAGAGAGGGACCGGGCTTCCGCAGGCGGGCGGCGGGACGTCGAGCAAGGCGGCGCGGCCCGGACGCCTGGCTCCGCCCCGCCGCCCCCTACCCCGAGAACGCGGCGGGCCTGACGTGGACCCCGACCTCCGTCAGGTCCGCCGCACACCACCTCATCAGGACGGTTCACATGGTTCAGCCCTCGAAGAACGACGAAAACCCCCATAGCGAGGCGCTGCGCCGAGCCGTTGCCCACGGGTTCGAGCAAGTTCCCATGCCGCTCTCGACGATGGCGGTGTACGAACGGTGGGATCGTCCGGCAGGAATCGTCGAGGTCATCAGCGTGGTCAGCGATGACGAGGCGAAGGCGGCTCGGTGGCTGATCGCTGACTACGACTCCGGCGAGCACGGTCCGCGGTGGTCCCGCCAAGGATCACCCGAAGACGTGATCAATGCCTTATTCGAGACGGCCGAACCATGAACGACGAGTTCATGGCTTCGGAGACCGCTTGGCCCGGTCTCTGGAGCAGCAATCTCTTGCACAAGGTGGTGAAGGGCAACGAGAGCCGCCTGTCCGCCCAAGGGCGTTCGTTCGGACTCTCCGAATGCGGCGTGGCCTGCGTGCCGTTCCCGACGAAGCGGCCCGGCACGGCGTACTGCCCGACCTGCTTTCCGAAGTGGCCACGAGAGGTCGAACCCGAGTTTGACGAGGTGCTGCCTCCGCTGCCGAAGAGGATTCCGCAGCAGGTACCGC
Coding sequences within:
- a CDS encoding peptidoglycan-binding domain-containing protein codes for the protein MNTRWPKRDKTSDGTIGDAAHASRSSDHNPWVKDAAGVGVVRAIDIDVDGIDAAWLAEHLRQRGRNGDRRLTDGGYVILNRRITNADFSGWHAYTGSNPHTSHVHVSFSRSRYDDRGTWGIVGGGGSTPPPSTGRSTLRQGSTGQAVKDLQAFLNRAYPAYSKLVVDGAFGPKTTAVVKEFQRRSGIASDGIVGPQTWTKLGFR
- a CDS encoding recombinase family protein — protein: MTVFGYLRVNPQAIAGTADMLSWWMRFLGCSEVVADIWQGPHRPPGLDRLLDRVRPGDEVRVAKPEAFGPSPSHVREAAKLFQRRGVLVVVMKEAMPNFETCPEPTEVYASQKAC
- a CDS encoding Lsr2 dimerization domain-containing protein is translated as MAKKVLLVDDFDHETPASETVLFAIDGDAFAADLSDEHAEELREAIAPFRDVATKIGKFKPERRVPTARKNGSAPSAKSVPAPADAVPMSNGKPWYKSDRSGTREVERAKKQYRDLAKQWGRENGFDIGSRGIVAEEVYTEYEAYRREKGLPVGPAAVGLA
- a CDS encoding DUF397 domain-containing protein yields the protein MSTATPSPFREDDFRKASASQPDKDCVRVARRGARVELRNDTVPFGSADDLRLVFDAADWDAFLETYRATGSAAGTCLEVVRRHDGLHVFRAAVASDVELVFTESEADKFWLGVRHYEFDAAAFAA
- a CDS encoding Scr1 family TA system antitoxin-like transcriptional regulator, whose product is MPATVRTAKKLLLGREIAHMIETAGASQAEAAKLIETSQPRMASLISGGSNIAPGDLVLLATKLGFTDEGYQEALRELRRDNHKRGFWTTGHNRAYSEDIRLRVDLDKHADQLRGVEVEVAPGLLQCESYVRALHADMPEINGVTLDDRIAARLARQDILAKDEPPLLQFVLSESCVRRVWGDAGVMLEQVEHMIELSNRPNVHIQVMPFDQPAGRRSPIASPFTLIRVPSPGAAGPLELAYVEGEAEIRYLDDRKALRAYETAWARLSNAALKFDETRDFLRGVADDYRAAA